GGCCGAGGAGGCGAACCAGCCGGGCTGGTGGCAGCGGTTCCACGACGTGCTGCCGGACTGGTTCAGCCTGTATGTGAGCCTGGAGGGCGCGGCCCGCATCATCCGCTCCTACGAGCCGCACTTCGTGCCGGGGCTGCTCCAGACCGAGGCGTACGCGCGCGCCGTCATGGAGGCGGGCACGATCGCGCAGGCCGGCCCGGACACCGTCGAGCGCCATGTGTCCCTGCGGATGGCCCGCCAGCAGCTCCTGGAGCGCCCCGACCCGCCCCACCTGTGGGTGATCATGGACGAGACGGTGCTGGCCCGGCCCGTCGGCCAGGGCGGCGCGGTGATGCGGGAGCAGTTGGACAAGCTGCTGGAGTTCGCCGAGCGCGACCGGATCACGTTGCAGATCGCCGAGTTCGCCGCGGGCCCGCACCCGGGGACGTACGCCCCCTTCTCCCTCTTCCGGTTCGCCGAGCCCGAACTGCCGGACATGGCGTTCACCGAGTATCTGACCGGCGCCCTGTATCTGGACTCCCGCAAGGAGGTCTCCCTGCATCTGGAGGTCCTGGACCACATGACGGCGCGCGCCGCGTCGGCCGAACGCACCAAGAAGATCCTGCGGGAGTGCCGCGCGACCTGTTGAACCTACTGAGGACCGAGGAGAAGACACCTCATGACCGGATCCGAAGCCGCGCCCACCATCATGGACACCACCCGGCCGCATCCGGCCCGTGTGTACGACTGGTGGCTGGGCGGCAAGGACAACTACCCGGTGGACGAGGAGCTGGCCCGCAGGATCCTCGCCACGGACGGCGCGGTCGTGCGCGGGGCGCGCGCCAACCGCCGGTTCATGCACCGGGCGGTACGGACGGCGGCCGCGGCGGGCATCCGTCAGTTCCTCGACATCGGCACGGGCATCCCCACCGAGCCCAACCTCCACCAGGTGGCCCAGGAGGTCGCTCCGGACGCGCGGGTCGTGTACGTCGACAACGACCCGATCGTCCTCCGGCACGCCCAGGCCCTGCTGCACAGCACCGCCGAGGGCGCCACGAACTACGTGCACGCCGATGTCCGCGACCCCGACACCATCCTGCGGACGGCCGCCGAGACCCTGGACTTCGCTCGGCCGGCCGCCCTGTCGCTGGTGGCGCTCACCCACTATCTGAGCGAGGAGCCGGACCAGGACGACGTGTACGGCCTGCTGGAACGGTACGTCGCCGAACTCGCCCCCGGCAGCTATGTGATCCTCTCCCAGGTCACCCCCGATCTGAGCCCGGAGGCCATCGGGAGGGCCGCCGAGCACTTCCGGGCGAGCGGTACGCCGTTCTATCCGCGCTCGCTGCCCGAGTTCTCGCGCTTCTTCGCCGGTCTGGAGCTGCTGGGCCCCGGGGTGATCCCGGTGACGGGCTGGCGGCCGGAGCCCGTCGACGTCGAGGCCCAGTCGGAGGGCATCGTGCCGGTGTACGCGGGGGTCGCCCGCAAGCCCTGACCCGTACGGGTGCCGTGAACAGGTGCGTTCCCGCCCTCGCCCCTAGCTTCGAAAGCACGGGCAAGCAAGGGAGCGCATGTGACCGACACCCAGACCCCGCCCACCGAGCCGGGCGCGGCGCTGCTGAAGGCGGGGCGCTTCTTCCGGCCCGGCACTCCCGCACCCGACCTGCACAGCATCGAACTGACCGGCGGTCGCGAGGCGGACGCCTTCTACCGGGACCGGTGGAGCCACGACAAGGTCGTGAACTCCACGCACGGCGTGAACTGCACGGGCTCCTGCCGGTGGAAGGTGTACGTCAAGGACGGCATCATCACCTGGGAGACCCAGCAGACCGACTACCCGAGCGTCGGTCCCGACCGGCCCGAGTACGAGCCGCGCGGCTGTCCCCGGGGCGCCGCGTTCTCCTGGTACACGTACTCCCCCACCCGGGTGCGCTACCCGTACGTCCGCGGTGTGCTGCTCGACCTCTACCGTGAGGCACTCGCGAGAACCGGCGACCCCGTTGTCGCCTGGGCGGACATCCAGAACGACCCCGAGCGCCGCCGCCGCTACCAGCAGGCCCGCGGCAAGGGCGGACTGGTCCGGGCGACCTGGGACGAGGCGGTGGAGATCGTCGCCGCCGCGCACGTCCACACGATCAAGACGTACGGTCCCGACCGCGTCGCCGGCTTCTCCCCGATCCCGGCGATGTCGATGGTGTCGCACGCGGCGGGCGCCCGTTTCCATTCGCTGATCGGCGCCCCGATGCTGTCGTTCTACGACTGGTACGCCGACCTGCCCGTGGCCTCCCCGCAGGTCTTCGGCGACCAGACGGACGTCCCCGAGTCCGGCGACTGGTGGGACGCCGCGTATCTGATGATGTGGGGCTCGAACGTCCCGGTGACCCGGACCCCGGACGCGCACTGGATGGCGGAGGCCCGCTACCGGGGCCAGAAGGTGGTCGTGGTCGCGCCCGACTACGCCGACAACGCCAAGTTCGCCGACGAATGGCTGCACCCGCACCCCGGCACGGACGGCGCGCTGGCCCTCGCCATGGGGCACGTGATCCTCAAGGAGTTCTTCGTCGACCGTGAGACACCGTTCTTCACGGACTACGTCAGGCAGTTCACCGACCTGCCGTTCCTGGTCACGCTCACCGAGAAGGACGGCGCCCACGTCCCCTCCAAGTTCCTGCGCGCCGCCGACCTCGGTCAGTCGGGCGAGGGCGCGGAGTGGAAGACGGTCGTGCTGGACGCGGCGAGCGGCCGGGCGGTCGTCCCCAACGGCTCCCTGGGCTTCCGCTGGACCGAGTCCGGCAAGGGCCGCTGGAACCTCGAACTGGGCGCGGTCGAGCCGACGTTGACCCTGCACGGACAGAACATCGCGAGCGGCGTCGAGGTCCTGCTCCCCCGCTTCGACACCGAGGGCGGCGAGCACGGCCAGGGCCGCGGCGACGTCGTACGCCGTGGCGTGCCGGCGACGCGCCTCGGCGGTCCGGACGGGCCGCTGGTGACGACGGTGTACGACCTGCTGCTCGCCCAGTACGGCATCCGACGCCCCGGCCTGCCGGGCAGCTGGCCCGCCTCCTACGAGGACGCCGAGGCGCCCGGCACACCGGCCTGGCAGGAGGTGCACACCTCCGTCCCGGCCGCCAAGTGCGTCAAGATCGCCCGGGAGTTCGCGCGGAGCGCCGAGCGTTCCAAGGGCCGCTGCATGATCCTGATGGGCGCCGGCACCAACCACTGGTTCCACTCCGAGACCATCTACCGCGCCTTCCTGGCCCTGCTCCAGCTCACCGGCTGCCAGGGCCGCAACGGCGGCGGCTGGGCGCATTACGTCGGCCAGGAGAAGTGCCGCCCCGCCACCGGCTGGGCGACGCTGGCCGCCGCCTCCGACTGGTCGCGGCCACCGCGGCAGATGATCGGTACCGCGTACTGGTTCCTCAACACCGACCAGTGGCGCTACGACCACTTCACCGCGGACGTGCTGGCGTCACCGCTCGGCGAGGGCCGCTTCAAGGGCATGACGGGCGCCGACTGCCTCGCCCTGTCGGCGCGTTCGGGCTGGATGCCGTCGTACCCGACCTTCGACCGCAATCCCCTGGAGCTGGGCGAGACCTTCGGCGACCCGGTGGCCAAGGCGGTGGCCGAACTCCGGGCGGGCACCCTGAACTTCGCCTGCGAGGACCCGGACGCCCCGGAGAACTGGCCGCGCGTGCTGACGCTGTGGCGGGCCAACCTGCTCGGCTCGTCGGCGAAGGGCGCCGAGTACTTCACCCGGCATCTGCTGGGCACGCACTCGTCGTTGAGCGCGAAGGAGGCCGAGTCGCACGAGCGGCCCCGGGACGTGACATGGCGGGAGGAGGCCCCCGAGGGCAAGCTCGACCTGCTGCTGTCCCTGGACTTCCGGCAGACCTCGTCGACACTGCTGTCGGACGTCGTCCTGCCCGCGGCGACCTGGTACGAGAAGCACGACCTGTCGTCCACCGACATGCACCCCTACGTGCACTCCTTCACCCCGGCCGTGGACCCGCCCTGGCAGGCCCGCACCGACTTCGACACCTTCAAGGCGCTGGCCGACCGGCTCAGCGAGATGGCGGTCCTGCATCTGGGCACCCGCAAGGACCTGGTGGCGACGCCGTTGCAGCACGACACCCCCGGCGAGACCGCCCAGCCCGGCGGGGTGGTCCTGGACTGGAAGCGCGGCGAGTGCGAGCCGGTCCCCGGAAGGACGATGCCGAACCTCACGGTCGTCGAACGCGACTACACCGCGATCGGCGCCAAGTTCCGGGCCCTCGGCCCCCTGGTCGAGAAGCTGGGCCTGCCCTGCAAGGGAATCGCCCTCAAGCCGGACGAAGAAGTGCGGCACCTGGCCGAGTTGAACGGCACCGGCTACCAGGGCCGCCCCTCGATCGACACCGCCGTGAAGGCCGCCAACACCATCCTCGCCCTGTCCGGCACCACCAACGGCCGCCTCGCCACCCAGGGCTTCCACACCCTGGAGGAGCGCACCGGGCAGGAGATGGCCCACCTCGCCGCCGAGCACGAGGGCAAGCGGATCACCTACGCCGACACCCAGGCGGCACCCGTCCCGGTCATCACCTCGCCGGAGTGGTCGGGCAGCGAGGCCGGTGGCCGCAGATACACGGCGTTCACACTCAACACCGAACACCTCAAGCCCTGGCACACCCTCACCGGCCGCCAGCACTTCTTCCTGGACCACGACTGGATCCACGAGCTCGGTGAGGCGCTCCCGGTCTACCGGCCGCCCCTCGACATGAACAAACTGTTCGGCGAACCACAGCTCGGCCCGGACGGACAACGGGAGGTGACGGTCCGATACCTCACCCCGCACAACAAGTGGTCCATCCACTCCGAGTACCAGGACAACCTGTTCATGCTCGCCCTCTCCCGCGGCGGCCAGTCCATCTGGATGTCCCCGCAGGACGCCGACGCGATCGGTGTGAAGGACGACGACTGGATCGAGGCGGTCAACCGCAACGGCGTGGTCGTGGCCCGCGCGGTCGTCTCGCACCGGATGCCGGCCGGCACGGTCTATATGCACCACGCGCAGGAACGCACGGTCAACGTGCCGAAGACCGAGGCCACCGGCAAACGCGGCGGCATCCACAACTCGCTCACCCGGCTGATCCTCAAGCCGTCCCATCTCATCGGCGGCTACGCCCAGTTGAGCTGGGCGTTCAACTACCTGGGCCCGACGGGCAACCAGCGCGACGAGGTGACGGTCATCCGCCGCCGCAGCCAGGAGGTGCAGTACTGATGCGAGTGATGGCTCAGATCGCGATGGTCATGAACCTCGACAAGTGCATCGGCTGCCACACCTGCTCGGTCACCTGCAAGCAGGCATGGACCAACCGGCAGGGCATGGAGTACGTCTGGTTCAACAACGTGGAGACCCGCCCCGGGCAGGGCTATCCGCGCCGCTACGAGGACCAGGAGAAGTGGCACGGCGGCTGGGAGCTGAACAAACGGGGCGCGCTGAAGCTCAAGGCGGGCGGCCGGTTCCAGAAGCTCCTCGGCATCTTCTCCAACCCCAAGCTCCCGGAGATCAAGGACTACTACGAGCCCTGGACCTACGACTACAAGAACCTCACCGACGCGCCGCTCGGCGACGACTTCCCGGTGGCCCGGCCGGTGTCGCAGATCGACGGCAAGCCGATGAAGATCGAGTGGTCGTCGAACTGGGACGACAACCTCGCCGGCGCCCCCGCCTACGGGGACCTCGACCCGATGGTCGAGCGCACCCGCCAACAGGCGGCGGACAAGGTGAAGTTCGAGTTCGAGCAGACCTTCATGTTCTATCTGCCGCGCATCTGCGAGCACTGCCTCAACCCGTCCTGCGTCGCCTCGTGTCCGTCGGGCGCGATGTACAAGCGGGCGGAGGACGGCATCGTCCTGGTCGACCAGGACCACTGCCGGGGCTGGCGGATGTGCGTGACCGGATGCCCGTACAAGAAGGTCTACTTCAACCACCGCACCGGCAAGGCCGAGAAGTGCACCATGTGCTACCCGCGCGTCGAGGTGGGCCTGCCGACGGTCTGCTCGGAGACCTGCGTGGGCCGCCTCCGCTATCTCGGCGTGATCCTCTACGACGCCGACAAGGTGACGGAAGCGGCCTCCACTCCCGACGAAACGGGCCTGTACGAGGCCCAGTTGGGCGTCTTTCTCGACCCGGACGATCCGGCCGTGCAGCGGGCCGCCGAGGAGGCGGGAATCTCGTACGACTGGATGGAGGCGGCCCGCCGCTCCCCCGTGCGCGCGCTGATCAGCACGTACAAGGTGGCGCTCCCGCTGCATCCCGAGTACCGCACCATGCCGATGGTCTGGTACATCCCGCCGCTCTCCCCGGTCGTGGACGCGCTCACCGAGACCGGGCACGACGGTGAGGACGCCCAGAACCTCTTCGGCGCGATCGACACGCTCCGCATCCCGCTGGAGTACCTCGCGGAGATCTTCACCGCGGGCGACACCGCGCCCGTGCGGGCGTGTCTGGAGAAGCTCGCCGCGATGCGCGCCCACATGCGGGCGATCAACCTCGGCGAGGACCCGGACCCGGCCGTCACCGAGGCGGTCGGTATGAAGCCCGAGGAGATCCAGGAGATGTACCGGCTGCTGGCCATCGCCAAGTACGACGACCGGTACGTGATCCCGACCGCCGCCGTCGGTGACGCCCGGCGCCTTGAGGAGTCGGCGCTCCCGGAGGGGTGCAGTCTCGAGTACGAGGGCGGTCCGGGCATGGGCGGCGACGGGCCGTTCGGCCAGGACTCCGGGCAGCGCAAGCTGCTGCCGGTGGTGTCCGTGGAGAACTTCCACGGCCTGCGCAAACGCCAGACGTCCGACGACCCCGCCGACGTCGAGGAGGTCTGATGCCGTCGTACGCCGTGCTGTACCAGGCAGCAGCGCTCTGTCTGACCTACCCCGACGACGACTTCCGGGCCCGGCTGCCGCTGCTGCGTGAAGCGGCGCCGCAGTTGCGGGAGTTCACGGACCACGCGGCGCTGACCGCGCCGCAGGAGCTGGCCGCGCACTACGTCCAGGTCTTCGACTTCAAGAACCGGCACAGTCTGTATCTGAGCTGGTGGCAGGACGGGGACACGCGGCGGCGTGGGATGTCGCTGGTCCGCTTCAAGGACGTCTACCGGGCCGCCGGCCTGGAGTTCACCGGTGAGGAGCTGCCCGACTTCCTGCCCGCGGTGCTTGAGTTCGCGGCGCGCACCGGGAACACCGACCTGCTCACCGAACACCGGGACGGCCTGGAGCAGTTGCGCTCCCGGCTCACCGCGTTCGGGACCCCGTACGCGTCCGTCCTGGACGCCGTATGCGCCACACTGCCCAACTGCACCGGGGTGCGCTGATGACCACACTCCTCTGGGGCGTGCTGCCGTACGTCGCCGTCGCCCTGCTCGTCGCCGGACTCGTCTGGCGCTACCGCTACGACAAGTTCGGCTGGACGACCCGCAGTTCGCAGGTCTACGAGTCGAAGCTGCTGAACATCGCCTCCCCGGCGTTCCACTACGGCATCCTCTTCGTGCTGGCCGGGCACATCGTCGGGCTGTTCATCCCGATGTCGTGGACGGACAAACTGGGGATCAGCGAGCACACGTACCACCTGTTCTCGCTCTACGGCGGCACCGCGGCCGGCGTCCTCACGGTCGCCGGGGTCGTGCTGCTGGTCTACCGGCGCCGGACGCGGGCGCCCGTCTTCCGTGCGACCACCGCCAACGACAAGCTCATGTACCTGGTGCTGCTCGGCGCGATCGCGATGGGCATGATCGCCAAGCTGACCCACGCCTCCGGCGACGGCTACAACTACCGTGAGTCCATCGCCCCTTGGGCGCGCAGCCTGTTCACCCTCCAGCCGGACCTCGACCGGATGCACGGGGTGCCGCTGCTGTACCGGATCCACGCGGTGATCGGGATGGCGCTGATCGCGTTCGTGCCGTACAGCAGGCTGGTCCATATGTTCAGCGCGCCGGTGCAGTATCTGTTCCGGCCCTACGTCGTCTACCGGGCACGCGACCCCAGGAGGCTGGGGCCGCGTCCGGAGCGGCGGGGCTGGGAGCGCGCGAAGTCCTAAGCCGCCCCGCCCTTCTGTTCCCGGTCCTCGTCGACGATCTCCGCGTCCACCACGCCCTCCTCCTCGGGGGGCGTGGTGGTCTGCTGTTCGGTGGGCTCCGACTGCTGCGCCTGCGCGTACATCGCCTGCCCCACCCGCTGGCTCACGGTGGCGAGGTTCTCGACGCCGTTGCGCAGGGCGTTCGTGTCGGCGTTCTGTTCCAGGAGCGTCTTGAGTTCCGTGATGGCCGACTCCACGTCCGCCTTGGTCTCGGCGGGGACACGTTCGTCGTTCTCCCGGAGGAACTTCTCGGTCTGGTAGACGAGTTGCTCGGCCTGGTTGCGGGTCTCGGCGGCCTCCCGGCGCCCCCGGTCCTCCTCCGCGTACTGTTCGGCGTCCCGCATCATGCGGTCGATGTCGTCCTTGGGCAGCGCCGAGCCGCCGGTGACGGTCATCTTCTGCTCGCGGCCGGTCGCGAGGTCCTTCGCGGAGACGTGCATGATCCCGTTGGCGTCGATGTCGAAGGCGACCTCGATCTGCGGGACGCCACGGGGCGCCGGCGGCAGGCCGGTGAGGTCGAAGACACCGAGCTTCTTGTTGTAGGCCGCGATCTCGCGTTCGCCCTGGTAGACCTGGATGCCGACCGAGGGCTGGTTGTCGGTGGCGGTGGTGAAGATCTCCGAACGCCGGGTCGGGATCGTGGTGTTGCGCTCGATGAGCTTGGTCATGATGCCGCCCTTGGTCTCGATGCCCAGGGACAGCGGGGTGACGTCGAGGAGGAGGACGTCCTTGACGTCGCCGCGGACGACACCCGCCTGAAGAGCGGCGCCGAGGGCGACGACCTCGTCCGGGTTGACGCCCTTGTGCGGGTCCTTGCCGGTGAGTTCCTTGACGAGGTCGGTGACGGCGGGCATCCGGGTCGAGCCCCCGACGAGGATGACGTGGTCGACCGCGGCGAGCTTGATGCCGGCGTCCTTGACGGCCTGGTGGAAGGGGGTCTTGCAGCGGTCGAGCAAGTCGGCGGTGAGCTCCTGGAACTGAGCGCGCGTCAGCTTCTCGTCGAGGTGCAGCGGACCTTCGGCGGAGGCGGTGATGTACGGGAGGTTGATCGTGGTCTCCGACGAGCTGGACAGCTCGATCTTGGCCTTCTCGGCGCCCTCGCGCAGCCGTTGCAGGGCCATCTTGTCCTTGCCGAGGTCGATGCCGTACTGCCCCTGGAACGTCTTCACCAGGTGCTCGACGACCCGCTGGTCCCAGTCGTCGCCGCCGAGATGCGTGTCGCCGTTGGTCGCCTTGACCTCGATGACACCGTCGCCGATCTCCAGCAGCGACACGTCGAAGGTGCCGCCGCCGAGGTCGAAGACGAGGACCGTCTGCTCCTCGCCCCGGTCCAGGCCGTAGGCGAGGGCGGCGGCGGTCGGCTCGTTGATGATCCGCAGCACCTTCAGGCCCGCGATCTCGCCGGCCTCCTTGGTGGCCTGCCGCTGGGCGTCATCGAAGTACGCCGGGACCGTGATCACCGCGTCGGTGACGTCCTCGCCGAGATAGGACTCGGCGTCCCGCTTCAGCTTCTGGAGCACCCGCGCCGACAGCTCCTGCGCCCGGTAGCGGGTGCCGTCGACCGAACCCTGCTCCGGGAACCGCCAGCCGCCGTCGCCCATGTACCGCTTCACGGACCGGGCCGTCCGCTCCACGTTCGTCACGGCCTGCCGCTTGGCGACCTCCCCGACGAGCACTTCCCCGTTCTTCGCGAAGGCCACGACCGACGGTGTGGTCCTGGCCCCCTCCGCATTGGCGACGACCGTGGGGTCGCCGCCCTCCAGGACGGCCACCACGGAGTTCGTGGTCCCCAGATCGATCCCGACCGCGCGTCCCATCACTGTCCCCTTCCGCCAGGGCACTTCCCGGACTCCAGCACAAAACTTGAGTGGGCTGTTGTCAATGCCGCGTCCCCCGGGTACCCCGAAATCAGCGGCGCCGCGCGTACGCCCGCTACGGAGACGGCCCGATGTGACCCTCCGCAGCCAGGTGAAGTTGTGCGGTACTGCCCGTATCCGCCTTGTTCCCTCCCCACGGCAGCCCTGAGCATGACGGGCACAGTCCTCGCACTCGCGCCGCGAGGAACACGGGGATTTCGGGGGATCTCAGAGGATCTCCGCGAATCCCGGGGGATCTCAGAGGATCTCGGGGGAGAGTGCCATGGAAGAGCTGTTCCGGTTCCTGATGACCAGGCCCGCTCAGCGGATGGACGCGACGAAGATCGTGCCGCTACGGCTCTCGCAGAGCTACGGCGCCCAGTTGCGCAAGGCGCTCCAGAGCGAGCAGCCCAGGGACGCCGTCCGCCGCGTGGCCCTGGCCCAGCGCAAGGCCGATCCGCTGCGCTCACCGGCCGACCTCGCACTCGGGGCACGGTGGCCACACTTCGCGACGGCGCTGGCGAACACCGAGCACACCAAGCTGCGCGACCTGCGCGCACTGGTGCTGGACAGCTTCGACGCCGAGGCCGAGGAAGTACGGGCGGGCGAGGCCTTCGCCCACGACCTCGAACGTCTCGGCGACCTGGTCGCGACGAGTGTCGTCCTCGGGCGCGAGGGCGGCCTGCGGATCGCGGACGCGGCCGTGCTGCTGCGTGCCGCCGCGATCCTGGAGCGGGTGGCCGACCGGGACCGCGCCCTGGAAGGTGCGGGCGCCGTGGCCGAGGCGCTGGAGCGCACCCTGCTCCTTCCCGAGGACGTCTTCCCCCTGCCCGCCCCCACCGAGCAGGGCACCGACCGCCGGCCGCCCCGGGAGACGGACGACGACGACCCGACGGACGCGCTCACCGCGGAACGCGACCGCCTCCTCAACGCCTACGAGACCCTCACCCGGCTGACACCGGAGCATCTGGCCCTGCCCACGGCCGGCGACCGAGCGGCCCCCCGCCCGGGCGCCGCCGCGCTCCCCCCGGTACCGGCCGCGGAACCCCGGGACGGGGACCCGGACGACCTGGCGCCCGCGCACGGCGGCGGGAGCGCGGACGTCCACACGGCCGGTCTGCCACTGCACCTCAAGTCCACGGTCTGGAAGGCGCTCCCGGCCGCGGTGCGGGACGTCCTCGACGAGCGCGGCCTCGATCTCACCCGGGTCGGCGTCCCCACCGCCGCCGACCGCCTCTCGCTCGAACTGCGCGAGCCGGAACTGCGGTTGGCCCGCTCCCTCCAGCTCGCCGACACCCGGATGGTGAAGCCCGGCGACACCTATCTGGAGCCGTGGGCCGCGGCCGTGGGACACCTTGAGCGGGGCGGCATGGCCGCCGTGACCGTGCCGACGACGTACGGAACGGTCGCCCCGGCCGGTATCGGCGACCTGTTGACGGTACGTCAGAATCTGAAACGGTACGAGGCCGGGGAGCTCGCGCACGTCGAGAACGTGCTCAAGGGCGAGTTCAAGGAGCGGGTCCACAAACGGGCCCGGACCACGGAGGAGACGGTCACGGTCGAGACCGAGACCCGGCGCGAGGAGGAACGCGACCAACAGAGCACCGAGCGCTTCGAGTTGAAGACCGAGGCGAGCACGGTCCAGAAGGAGGACGCGAGCCTCAAGGTCGGTCTCTCACTCACCGGGAAGTACGGTCCCGTGGTCGAGTTCAAGGCGTCCACCGACTTCTCGCTGGAGAAGTCGAAGGAGGAGTCCACCAAGGTCGCCACCGGCTACAGCAAGGACGTGACCCAGCGCGCGACCTCGAAGATCTTCGAGCGCCGCCGTGAGGAACGCGTCGTGAAGACCGTCGAGGTCTTCGAGGAGACCAACACTCACGGCATCGACAACAAGGCCGGGGACGGGCCGGTCGTCGGGCAGTACCAGTGGGTGGACAAGGTGTACGAGGCGCAGGTCTTCAACTACGGCAAGCGCGTGCTGTACGACATCATGCTCCCCGAGCCGGCCGCGTTCCTGCTGCACGCCACCACCAACGCGCCCAAGGCCGGTGCGGACCTGGTGAAGCCGGCCCCCTTCACGCTCCGGCCCACTGACCTCAGCGAGTGGAACTACAGCCTCTTCGTCCAGCAGTACCAGGTGGTCGGGGTGACGGCACCGCCCGCGCCGTTCGTCGCCGTCGCCCGGGCGCTGGAGGGCAAGGGCAAGGAGGACGACGGCGCCACCAAGGCCGCCGAGATCCCGGTCCCCGACGGCTACCAGGTCTTGGCCGCCCATGTCAGCGTCTGGTTCAACGCCTGGAGCGGCGGCCTGGTCGACGTGGCCCTCGGCAACAACCTGCACCGCTTCGAGGACAACGACGACTGGTGGGCGGCGACCGCCGACGAGACGGGGGCGCTCCCGCTGGCCCTGAAGACCTGGAAGGCCGAGGCCTTCGTGGTGGCCGTGGAGATCCAGTGCCGCCGCACCGAACGCGCCCTGGAGGACTGGAAACTGAAGACCCACGGGGCGATCCTCCAGGCGTATCTGAAGCTGCTGCGCGACTACGAGGACCGGCTGGCCGCCCTCCAGGTGCAGGCGGCCCAGCAGTTCCAGGGGAGCAACCCGGCACAGAACGCCCTGCTGATCCGGGGTGAGGTGAAGAAGGGCGCGATCGAGACGTTCACGGCCCAGCACTACGACCTGTTCGGGGCGATCGCCCTGAGCCCGGAGGGCTATCCGCAGCCGGACCTGCCGGAGGCGGCGGCCGAGGGACGCTACATCCGCTTCTTCGAGCAGGCATTCGAGTGGGAGCAGATGATGTTCCTGTTCTACCCCTACTTCTGGGGCCGGAAGGCGAACTGGACCCGGCGGCTGCTGATCCAGGACACCGACCCCGACCTCGCCGACTTCCTGCGGGCAGGTGCCGCCCGGGTCGTGGTGTCGGTGCGGCCCGGATTCGAGCAGGCGGTCGCGCACTTCCTGGAGTCCGGGGAGGTGTGGGACGGCGGGGATCTGCCGCCGATCGCCAGCCCGCTGTACGTGAACATCATCGAGGAGATCCGCGAACGCGACCGGGCGCCGGGCGCCGAGGTCCCGCAGGGCGAGCCCTGGGACGTACGGGTGCCGACCACCCTCGTGGTCCTGCGGGACGAGGCCTCCCTGCCGTCCTGGCGCAAGGACGAGAACGGCGACTGGGTTCCGGCCGACTGACACGGGGGGGGTGCGGCCGTGGCCGCTCGCAGGCGCTACAAGATCC
This DNA window, taken from Streptomyces sp. NBC_00663, encodes the following:
- the narJ gene encoding nitrate reductase molybdenum cofactor assembly chaperone; this translates as MPSYAVLYQAAALCLTYPDDDFRARLPLLREAAPQLREFTDHAALTAPQELAAHYVQVFDFKNRHSLYLSWWQDGDTRRRGMSLVRFKDVYRAAGLEFTGEELPDFLPAVLEFAARTGNTDLLTEHRDGLEQLRSRLTAFGTPYASVLDAVCATLPNCTGVR
- a CDS encoding helix-turn-helix domain-containing protein; this translates as MSERRPAPTVGQVVLGKRLQELREAAGLKREEAAKVLRVAPATVRRMEMAEVALKIPYVQLLLSTYGVSEEEADAFVALAEEANQPGWWQRFHDVLPDWFSLYVSLEGAARIIRSYEPHFVPGLLQTEAYARAVMEAGTIAQAGPDTVERHVSLRMARQQLLERPDPPHLWVIMDETVLARPVGQGGAVMREQLDKLLEFAERDRITLQIAEFAAGPHPGTYAPFSLFRFAEPELPDMAFTEYLTGALYLDSRKEVSLHLEVLDHMTARAASAERTKKILRECRATC
- a CDS encoding nitrate reductase subunit alpha, with amino-acid sequence MTDTQTPPTEPGAALLKAGRFFRPGTPAPDLHSIELTGGREADAFYRDRWSHDKVVNSTHGVNCTGSCRWKVYVKDGIITWETQQTDYPSVGPDRPEYEPRGCPRGAAFSWYTYSPTRVRYPYVRGVLLDLYREALARTGDPVVAWADIQNDPERRRRYQQARGKGGLVRATWDEAVEIVAAAHVHTIKTYGPDRVAGFSPIPAMSMVSHAAGARFHSLIGAPMLSFYDWYADLPVASPQVFGDQTDVPESGDWWDAAYLMMWGSNVPVTRTPDAHWMAEARYRGQKVVVVAPDYADNAKFADEWLHPHPGTDGALALAMGHVILKEFFVDRETPFFTDYVRQFTDLPFLVTLTEKDGAHVPSKFLRAADLGQSGEGAEWKTVVLDAASGRAVVPNGSLGFRWTESGKGRWNLELGAVEPTLTLHGQNIASGVEVLLPRFDTEGGEHGQGRGDVVRRGVPATRLGGPDGPLVTTVYDLLLAQYGIRRPGLPGSWPASYEDAEAPGTPAWQEVHTSVPAAKCVKIAREFARSAERSKGRCMILMGAGTNHWFHSETIYRAFLALLQLTGCQGRNGGGWAHYVGQEKCRPATGWATLAAASDWSRPPRQMIGTAYWFLNTDQWRYDHFTADVLASPLGEGRFKGMTGADCLALSARSGWMPSYPTFDRNPLELGETFGDPVAKAVAELRAGTLNFACEDPDAPENWPRVLTLWRANLLGSSAKGAEYFTRHLLGTHSSLSAKEAESHERPRDVTWREEAPEGKLDLLLSLDFRQTSSTLLSDVVLPAATWYEKHDLSSTDMHPYVHSFTPAVDPPWQARTDFDTFKALADRLSEMAVLHLGTRKDLVATPLQHDTPGETAQPGGVVLDWKRGECEPVPGRTMPNLTVVERDYTAIGAKFRALGPLVEKLGLPCKGIALKPDEEVRHLAELNGTGYQGRPSIDTAVKAANTILALSGTTNGRLATQGFHTLEERTGQEMAHLAAEHEGKRITYADTQAAPVPVITSPEWSGSEAGGRRYTAFTLNTEHLKPWHTLTGRQHFFLDHDWIHELGEALPVYRPPLDMNKLFGEPQLGPDGQREVTVRYLTPHNKWSIHSEYQDNLFMLALSRGGQSIWMSPQDADAIGVKDDDWIEAVNRNGVVVARAVVSHRMPAGTVYMHHAQERTVNVPKTEATGKRGGIHNSLTRLILKPSHLIGGYAQLSWAFNYLGPTGNQRDEVTVIRRRSQEVQY
- a CDS encoding SAM-dependent methyltransferase: MTGSEAAPTIMDTTRPHPARVYDWWLGGKDNYPVDEELARRILATDGAVVRGARANRRFMHRAVRTAAAAGIRQFLDIGTGIPTEPNLHQVAQEVAPDARVVYVDNDPIVLRHAQALLHSTAEGATNYVHADVRDPDTILRTAAETLDFARPAALSLVALTHYLSEEPDQDDVYGLLERYVAELAPGSYVILSQVTPDLSPEAIGRAAEHFRASGTPFYPRSLPEFSRFFAGLELLGPGVIPVTGWRPEPVDVEAQSEGIVPVYAGVARKP
- the narH gene encoding nitrate reductase subunit beta; translation: MRVMAQIAMVMNLDKCIGCHTCSVTCKQAWTNRQGMEYVWFNNVETRPGQGYPRRYEDQEKWHGGWELNKRGALKLKAGGRFQKLLGIFSNPKLPEIKDYYEPWTYDYKNLTDAPLGDDFPVARPVSQIDGKPMKIEWSSNWDDNLAGAPAYGDLDPMVERTRQQAADKVKFEFEQTFMFYLPRICEHCLNPSCVASCPSGAMYKRAEDGIVLVDQDHCRGWRMCVTGCPYKKVYFNHRTGKAEKCTMCYPRVEVGLPTVCSETCVGRLRYLGVILYDADKVTEAASTPDETGLYEAQLGVFLDPDDPAVQRAAEEAGISYDWMEAARRSPVRALISTYKVALPLHPEYRTMPMVWYIPPLSPVVDALTETGHDGEDAQNLFGAIDTLRIPLEYLAEIFTAGDTAPVRACLEKLAAMRAHMRAINLGEDPDPAVTEAVGMKPEEIQEMYRLLAIAKYDDRYVIPTAAVGDARRLEESALPEGCSLEYEGGPGMGGDGPFGQDSGQRKLLPVVSVENFHGLRKRQTSDDPADVEEV